Genomic window (Accipiter gentilis chromosome 7, bAccGen1.1, whole genome shotgun sequence):
GGTTTATTTTGAGAGCTTTATACATACGTGACAGATACAGAGCTGGTGTACTTGCAGAGAAATACTTAAGGTGGTTGAGAATTTCAGTGTGTAATGGAAGCCAATTTTGAATAGCATTTTACTTAACTTTCCTTAACCTACAAAGGTAAGGTTAATTTTTTCAAAAtggaatgtttattttttctggtaGGACTAGTAAATTCCTTTTGTACAAGAAGGAGGAGAGTTAGGGGGTGCAGAAAGAAGTGTAGCATCCATAACATGTTAAGTAATATGGCACATTTACTGCATCTGTTGAATGTTTGAGCAAGCTGTTTGGTCAGACTGCTGTTAACTTTTATCTGGGGCATTTGAAAGAACAGAACTTCAGTGTAAACTCCACTGAATGTAAAACTTCATCTACAGTGCCTTTTCAAGTTACTGGAAATGTTTGAGTACTTCATATGTTACAATTAATTCTCAAATTTAATCTTTTGAATTTCTTGTCTTATTTGGGAAATTcaataaaataattgctttggttttctttcctgttatcTTCACAAATGGTTTAGTTCAGGAAGCTGAAGCAATGGATGTGCTTTACAAGGTATGGGCCTTAGTAACAGAGTAATGAAAATGAAGAGTCAGTCACTGTCCTCTCCTGGGAACAAAAGCAGTGTAGTAATCTCCTTAGCTATGTTTTTCCTTGCTACTGTtttgcagttggttttttttttagaaatatataGTAACTGTGGTTACTGAGAAGGTCATATCCAGAagttaattttttcattaaaaatggctGGTTTCTCATCTCACTACATACGTAGCAAGTTAAAATTCAGCCAGAATTGTTCCATAGTGCTCCTAGTTGTTACACAAAAGCGATCCGGGTGGAGTATTTCGTAAATGcggtattaaaaaacaaaaacaagaacaacaaactTCGAggatttcagtttcattttcagcatgtcTTTACAGCTTCGGGTTTTTTAGCATGTCTTTACTAGCTACAGTCTTTACAGCTTCCAGTAGGTAAATTCCACTTCAGAAAAATTAGCAGAACTTCTTCACTTGTTAAATTTTTATGTCATACAAGTGTCTGCATTGTATGCAGCACAACTGATACTCTACATGTAACGTAGCCACAGTTTGCCTTACATGTTTTTTTGGCTTTCATTTGTAtctattttcttttgaagcttcTTTGTAAATCAAGAAATACTGtctgcagaggaaaataaaatgtgtttagatactcattcttttttctctcttctgttacaGAAATGAGCCGTCAGACTGCTACAGCACTACCTACAGGTACTTCAAAGTGTACGCCATCACAGAGGGTGCCTGCACTGACTGGCACTACAGCTTCCAATAATGACTTGGCTAGTCTCTTTGAGTGTCCTGTGTGTTTTGACTATGTGCTGCCACCAATTCTTCAGTGTCAGAGTGGCCATCTTGTTTGTAGCAACTGTCGCCCCAAACTTACGTGCTGTCCAACTTGCCGAGGCCCGCTGGGCTCCATTCGTAACCTGGCTATGGAGAAAGTTGCCAATTCTGTACTATTCCCATGTAAATATGCCTCTTCTGGATGTGAGATAACTTTGccacacacagaaaaagcagaCCATGAGGAGTTGTGTGAGTTTAGGCCTTATTCCTGTCCATGTCCTGGTGCTTCATGTAAATGGCAAGGTTCTCTGGATGCTGTAATGCCACATCTGATGCATCAACATAAGTCAATTACAACACTTCAGGGAGAAGATATAGTGTTCCTTGCTACAGACATTAATCTTCCTGGTGCTGTTGACTGGGTTATGATGCAGTCTTGTTTTGGCTTTCATTTCATGTTAGTattggagaaacaggaaaaatatgatGGTCACCAGCAGTTCTTTGCAATTGTACAGCTGATAGGAACACGCAAGCAAGCAGAAAACTTTGCTTATCGACTTGAGTTAAATGGTCATAGGCGGCGATTGACTTGGGAAGCAACTCCTCGATCTATTCATGAGGGAATTGCAACAGCCATTATGAATAGTGACTGTCTAGTCTTTGACACCAGCATTGCACAGCTCTTTGCAGAAAATGGCAATTTAGGCATCAATGTAACTATATCCATGTGTTGAAATGGCAATCAAACCTCTTCAGGCCAGTGTTTAAAACCATTGCATTTAATTTAGCAGAAACTAGGGTAACCATCTTTGACTGTCAGACAAATTGTTTGGTAGATGGAGGGTAGGCATATATGAAGGTAAATAAGAGGAAAGGCTGTTAAATTACAGGAAGCAGTTGCATGTAGTAAcactaatatatttaaaataagtcAACAGTAAACCactgaaaatatatatacacCCAAAACGGGCATCTTTTGTATTAAGAATTGATTCTACAGGAAATGTtgtaaaataattctaaaaactTGTTTGTAGATTGATTGTACTGTTGAAAAGGATACTGTTTcgtgtttttgtttgtgtttttttcctcccccctttgACTGACAAGCCATGTTGAGCAGAATTGGTCTCTGGCCgctgcttccctccctgcccctgccccccccgccctgcgcgccctcccccccccccccctttgtaaGTCACTACATAGTATTGCTGCTGTTTGTGtatattttttgtgtatttgctaatttttattaacttctagtttttcattaaataaatatgactttcttttctgtaattcaggtttttctcttttttgtatctttttaaaattaattacaggTGTCATATTTTGATATGCATAATTGCTATGGTAAAACttatatttctgtatgtttggTAAATTTTGTCTCTTTCCAGTAGTCAATTCATTGGTGATACTGTTCTTAATTGAGCTATTTTGTGAATGTACTGAACTCGAAAGGAGTTACTTATGTTCAAAGATGTATCAGGAAAGAAAGCTCCTTTAAAAACAGGTCTAGATGTTGTTGTACTTTGAGTTATCTTCTAACAAAAATGAACAATTATTGAGAATTTTccgaatttaaaaaaaaataaaaaaattcacgTTTCAAATTTAGAGATGCTTAGAAACTTGATTGCATCCATGTATTTGTTGGTTTTGCAGTACAAAGAAGGTATTGTCTTACACAGTATTTGTAATGATAAAACCAGACcatttgttggttgttttttttttttttttaaaaaaggcagtcCGAATGAGatgttttcagtctttttatATTTGACATTAAAAGAATACctggcaattaaaaaaaccctaccttttgctttttgctttagcTCAAAGTTTGACACATTGATACTCTTGCTCAGTGTCTTGTCTTTTGGTTGTTACTAAAGTAACTGTCTTGAACTGATTTTTGTATATTTTAGTGACATGATACATATGACAATGCAAATAATCTCTTACAGGTGTGATTCACCAGCCATAAAGGCTTTTGAAGGATATGGGGCTTTATGCAGACTGCCTGTATGTGAAAAATTTAACCACGAATGTATATGGTATTTGTGTTATAAAACATAGAcatagagacagaaaaaaagagtaagatgAAAAGCTGTTTCATCTAAAGCTATTTGAAAGAAATCTTTGTCAAACCGAGTAGTAGTGGACATCTGTTTGGGGACGTAGTCTGGCTATTAACTACTTTTGTAAcacattaaaatacagtttatttacTGTGCACTGTCTTAACTTTCTTATCAGAAGTTGATCTTTTAAGACAACTCTTGTTCTTATTATTTTGGTGCATGATGAGGTAAGTAGTTCTACAGGTAAGGAACATAAAATCCATCAGGCTGGATTAATAAAGTACTACAGAAATAGTTGGCTTCATGTAGTAAAAGTTTCACTCCTTAAACTTTGGTATTTAGGCTGTTCAAACTGTGCACAGATATAATTTAAAACATGTATTGGTACCTTGTGACACTAGATAAAAGCTTCAAAAAAATCCTGCaatctagctttttttttcttcttacgaATACACAACCAATTGTTTGCAGTCTTCTAAATTCAGTAATTATTCTCACCTAATTAAGCTTGTCTACCTCAGGTTTGTCTTCTGGTCTTTGACAGAAACTTGGCTAAATACTTCAGATATTTTTAGAGGAATACACTGACTAACCATCTCACTTGCTTACTCGTGACTGGCTGGCTTGGACTGAAGTTTGCCTGCCAAGGTTATCTGATTTTCAGATCTCCAGTTGTGCGAAGAAAATCTAGCTGAAAGCCTGTAAGAACCCTCTGCAGTCTGAGACTTAGGCTTAGGGAGTAACAGGGCTGCATTAGCACATGGGTTGTGTAAGACcgttctctgctgctgcttgtgcttgGAATGGTTCAACCTGTGTCCTCAAAAGAACTGTGAATCTTCAAATCTTGTGGCACTGAGCTGCAGTGATTTTAGTTAGGCTAGAATGGGCTGAAGATCACAACTGTTCTTTTGAAGGGGACTTCAAAAATTGCATTTGTAGTGAGCTTTAGAAGTTAATGGTATGgtcaggtttttttcatgttttacagaTGACAAATGCTATAGCATAACTAATGTACGCTGACACTGTGATGTAAACTAGTACTATTCCATTtggtgtgggggaaaaaaaaatccatgtaaaacATTTGATGTTCATCATCAGATGGAATGATTAAACAGATTGTACTTAGGTTCAGATCCTCAAAAGTATTAGAAGCCTAATTCAGTGGCTCTCCTCGAAAGAGTTTGAGGATCCGGTAAGTCAACTACGCTCTAGACATCTGTACAGTTTACTACCTTATCTAAAACAAATGGTGTATTAAAGTCTGGCATTGTCTTAACACTGGCTATTTATTTTAGCACTATTTTACTTCGCTGTATTGggcaagagtattcaaatttgtCTTTAACAGATGAAGTGAAATACAGTAGATCTTGCATTTGTCTACTAGTGCTACCACCAGTGTTTTTcattgccctttaaaaaaaacccaagccttaaaaggaaaatgtttgcCAAATGTGGATGTTAATATTTGGGTTCTGTTTTGACATATTTTGCTAGTTCTTGTTCGCAGTagtgctttaaaattaaagcagGTGAACTGTTTTGTATTGCTGCCTATACTGTTGTATTATCCAGTATCTTTTCAAAGCTGCTATGATTAAAGCATGAATTGCACTAGTGGGATAGTTATTATCTGTAACAATTTATAGTGTGGCTAGAGGAAAGGAGCCATCACTGCTTTCTTTTTACCTTTGATAAGCTTTAGCTATCTTATGGTCTATTCTGAGGGACACATGTTTAATATCAGGTCCATTTAACTGTCACTTGCAGAGCAGAGTAATCCCTAGTATattgaaattactttaaaaggtcTTTACTGTTCTGGTTTGCTGCTTGCACAGATTGTTATTTTTCTTGACAGTGTtcagtgaaagcaaaagaaaaggcactAAAGTGTGTCTATACTATCCGCTATAATGGGTAATGcttaagttttatttaaataatctcAACAAAGTAACATAACGAGTCAGCTCGGCAAGCAGGAACATGAACAGCTGTAAGTAAATGCCCATTAATAGCTTCAGAGTGGCATTAAAACCCTCACCTTTCAGATAAAGTCCAATGGGGACAAGACTTACAAATTGGAGTGCTGTGGCAGACAAAGTCATTGCTTAACTTTTCTTGGGAGCAACTCCCTGTTCTTCTGTAGTGAAATTGCtgtggaaactttttttttttatggtacttgccctctttctttccaaaaactgcattttttttctacgTGTATAAACAGACTGCACTGGCATTCCATGCATGTCTGTTTTCTCACTAGTGCAAAGTAGTGCAGGATTGTTATTTGATCTGCATTAAGTTTGGTaaagaattccccccccccccctactggTTTTGATTAAAGGCAAAGCAGCACATTAGTTACTGTACCTTTCTGGTGTTTTACTGATTGTCTAGTTTCTTTGCACTTTTTGCGTTCAAGTATTTTGTAAGGCAGAAAGTATTCTGAGACTCTGTGTTTGTTGCTTCTTACCCTTGGAACTTGGCTAGGGAATGACTAAGAGTAGAATTCTTAAAATAGTGAAACAAAAGGGGgggttatttttatcattttattagatGAAGTCTTCTGTGAGAGTTGTAAAATCTTTTGTACATCAGATGCAGAAATACCCAGGGAATTTATTACTATCAGTGCTATTATGTTCCAGGCAAATCAGCTTTCAATCTATGGccatgaaagcaaaacaaactatTGTTTGATTTATAGGCTGTTTCTATAATAGGCTTTTGTCACTGCTACAATTTGCATTTCATAAGCATACCTGAGTTTGTTTCAGAATTAACGAGCAAGAAGAGAGTGTAACATACCGGGTTTTCTCTTGTAGTCAACCCTACTATAAAACAGTGAAAGTCAAGGATCTTACATAAGTTTAAACTTCTATCTTCACTGACATTCAAGGGAAGATGAGAGACAAAGCTATCAACTGAGATGGAACACTGACAAGACTCTTAAACCTTAAGTTACTCACAGTATTGCAGCACCTAATGCAGTTTAATGATCCAGCATTTTCTTGGCATGGTTTAAATGGATTTAATTTTTATAGGCTAAACTCCAAACGTAGGCATCCCAGAATCAAGTTGATTTATATCAGGTAAGAATGAAGGTCATGTACTTTGTCCCTCCAAAATGTTACCAGGCTTTTTCATAAAGTGTCGGGGTTTGCTCCACCTACTTCTGGTGCTGTAAGTATAACTGCATGTGTGAACGTTAGTGCGTTATCTCCCTTCCTACACAAGAATTGGTACATTTCAATTCTTCTGGAATGGCTTCCTGTATTTAGGTTTGAAAAATGATGTCTGCATTGACCTTGCTACAAACTAGAACTGAGCGCAGAAAGGACTGACTTACTTCATTTAGACCATATTGCTTCTATTCAAATCCCTTAAGCATATTTTTTAGATTTCAGAAACCTTATTTTTCCTCTGATGCTACTGCTCCTTAGCATAGTGAATATTACTTCCTAAATAAGTAAACCCTTGTGCTAAATCAGTTTGCTTTTTGGTAACAACCCCATCTATTAGACTCTCCTGCTGTGCTGCATTTGCTGCAGTTTGTGTTCTCTGAATATAGCTCCCAGAATTGCATATTCTACCCTGTTTCTGGGTGTGTCCTCTTTAAAGATGTAATCAGCTGCTGACATTTATAGACATATATGCCAGATAAGCTAAGGAATTCTCAACAGCTCCAGCTTTCTTATGCTTGAATCTATGaggaaatgagtatttttttcacGATTCTTTGCTGATGATAGTAGAAAGCAGCAAATGCGGTTTCAGGTTGTTAACTGCAgaagtagtatttttattttgattgcaTTTACACCCCCATTTAAACAATCAGGTTTAGCTCATAGTTATACTTGATACATATAT
Coding sequences:
- the SIAH1 gene encoding E3 ubiquitin-protein ligase SIAH1 isoform X1; this translates as MTGRPAASFRQSWKGALCACLPGSNTSKGKEMSRQTATALPTGTSKCTPSQRVPALTGTTASNNDLASLFECPVCFDYVLPPILQCQSGHLVCSNCRPKLTCCPTCRGPLGSIRNLAMEKVANSVLFPCKYASSGCEITLPHTEKADHEELCEFRPYSCPCPGASCKWQGSLDAVMPHLMHQHKSITTLQGEDIVFLATDINLPGAVDWVMMQSCFGFHFMLVLEKQEKYDGHQQFFAIVQLIGTRKQAENFAYRLELNGHRRRLTWEATPRSIHEGIATAIMNSDCLVFDTSIAQLFAENGNLGINVTISMC
- the SIAH1 gene encoding E3 ubiquitin-protein ligase SIAH1 isoform X2, coding for MSRQTATALPTGTSKCTPSQRVPALTGTTASNNDLASLFECPVCFDYVLPPILQCQSGHLVCSNCRPKLTCCPTCRGPLGSIRNLAMEKVANSVLFPCKYASSGCEITLPHTEKADHEELCEFRPYSCPCPGASCKWQGSLDAVMPHLMHQHKSITTLQGEDIVFLATDINLPGAVDWVMMQSCFGFHFMLVLEKQEKYDGHQQFFAIVQLIGTRKQAENFAYRLELNGHRRRLTWEATPRSIHEGIATAIMNSDCLVFDTSIAQLFAENGNLGINVTISMC